A single genomic interval of Anopheles marshallii chromosome 2, idAnoMarsDA_429_01, whole genome shotgun sequence harbors:
- the LOC128709090 gene encoding toll-like receptor 9 gives MMLQISCQLVVFLLCTILLTLSSTDAGPTYECELQKRDDENVCVFRNVMYATNITGVTFKAPAGKIQHVAFEDSSLEHLPKELLSAFPDLRSLSVPNTNLSSVIIPAKLERLYASDNQISRVIVHQTRDSTTMQELMLDSNNLQDVSNLTRLAKLEILNLSGNKDLAIEGTIELGRFKGMNGLRHLLLSDVGAYYFENENDVSLPELELLDLSNNRLLTSSLLVKVFAPLKSLQILRLGHNQLQDLDVKQLTDGNPQLKQIYLEGSHFKCGHQRLIVNHLHTAGVETPVTNRQGRCVLGFEKQDDMCCVAEMTFGSGTPGTQTPKVLPRPSDEEGNRITDRTSISTSTDTVVMVHNKERTTSTVTPPATVPKSNDGKNGATMVTLGNTGWFGVLLVTAIVKLILF, from the exons ATGATGCTACAAATAAGTTG CCAACTGGTTGTGTTCCTGCTCTGCACCATTCTGCTGACACTTTCATCCACTGACGCCGGTCCAACGTACGAATGTGAGCTGCAGAAGCGCGACGATgagaatgtgtgcgtgttccGCAATGTGATGTACGCCACCAATATAACAGGCGTTACGTTTAAGGCGCCGGCCGGCAAGATACAGCATGTCGCCTTCGAGGACAGCTCACTCGAACATTTACCGAAAGAACTGCTGAGCGCATTTCCCGATCTACGGTCGCTTAGTGTACCGAACACTAATCTCAGCTCGGTCATCATTCCCGCCAAGCTGGAGCGTCTGTACGCGTCGGATAATCAAATCTCGCGCGTTATCGTGCACCAGACGCGCGATAGTACGACCATGCAGGAGCTAATGCTCGACTCCAACAACCTGCAGGATGTGTCCAATCTGACGCGCTTGGCAAAGCTGGAAATCCTTAATCTGAGCGGCAACAAGGACCTCGCGATTGAGGGTACGATCGAGCTGGGACGGTTCAAGGGTATGAACGGGTTGCGTCACCTGTTACTTTCCGACGTGGGTGCCTATTATTTCGAGAATGAAAACGATGTGTCACTGCCGGAGTTGGAACTGCTTGACCTCTCCAACAATAGGCTGCTAACGTCGAGCTTACTCGTGAAAGTGTTCGCACCGCTGAAATCGCTACAGATCCTGCGACTCGGCCACAACCAGTTACAGGATCTAGATGTGAAGCAGCTGACGGATGGCAATCCGCAGTTGAAACAGATCTACCTCGAGGGCAGCCATTTCAAGTGCGGTCATCAACGGTTGATTGTAAACCACTTGCATACGGCCGGTGTGGAGACGCCCGTCACCAACAGGCAGGGTCGTTGTGTGTTGGGTTTTGAGAAGCAGGATGATATGTGCTGCGTTGCCGAAATGACCTTCGGTTCTGGTACGCCTGGGACGCAAACACCAAAAGTACTACCGAGACCATCGGACGAGGAAGGTAACCGAATTACGGATAGAACGTCCATTAGCACCAGCACGGATACGGTGGTCATGGTGCATAACAAGGAACGGACGACAAGTACTGTGACTCCTCCTGCAACCGTACCTAAATCGAACGATGGCAAGAACGGGGCAACGATGGTCACGTTGGGTAACACTGGCTGGTTCGGTGTTTTGTTAGTAACGGCCATTGTGAAACTAATTCTATTCTAA